From Desulfovibrio sp.:
AGGTTCTGGAAAAGCTGCCTTTGTGGGAGAACTCCGACGACTTCGTGTTCGACAACCAGATGCTTGCCCAGGCGCTGTATTTCGGTTTTAAGATAGGCGAGGTAAGTTGCCCGACCAAATATTTTGAAGAGGCCAGTTCCATCAACTTCAAGCGCAGCTGTGTTTACGGGCTCGGCTGCCTGAAGACCGCCTGGCAGTTCCGCATGCAGAAGATGGGCAGGGCAAATCACAAGATATTCGATCCCAACGGCCGGGGGCTGAACGACCCCGAGGCCGGCTACTACACCGACCAGACCGCGACCTGCTATCCGTAGGCGATCTGGTTATTTTCCCCCCTCTTCCGGCTTTCCCGCGACAGGAGAGGGCCTGCTGATCAACAAAGAACCCCGCCCCGGCGGGGTTCTTTGTTGCCTGAAGGAGCACCGGTACAGACTGCTGAAGGCGATAGCCGGACCGGATTTGCCTAGACTTGCAAGTCTGACAAATTTTCTAGGCGACTTTTCTGGTAAACTATCTTATATAAATTAGTTTGCCTTCTGATTTCGGATTTTATACAATAAAATCACCATTGCTGAGGAGGAGTTCGCCGGGGCGCGTTTGTTTGATGGTTGAGAGGAGGCTCCTCATGTTCGCTAAGGTCAAAATCCAGACAAAACTTCAGGCAGCGGTGATGTGCATTGTGTTATTCGCGGTACTCGTTTCAGCGGGAATCGCGATTTTTAACATCTACAGCAGGGCGCTCACCTTGGGCCAGGCCTTGGCGGAAACATCCGCGGATGGAGTTAGCGATGCGGTCGCGCTGTATCATGATACAGCCAAAAGTCTCTTGGAGGCAGTCTGCGACAATCTCAACGCCAACGTCGATCCGGCCAATTTCGGCAAGGAAACAGACGGCAAGTTTACTCTCGTTGATGGTATAAAGAAGAAATACCATGCCGACGCGACGATTTTCTTGCGCGAGGGCAACAGCTTCGTGCGGATTTCCACGAATGTGGAGCAAGAAGGTAAGCGCATGGTCGGGACTTCAATTAAGGACGGTCCCGTCTATGAAGCTTTGGCAGCCGGAAAGTCCTACTCGGGATTGGCTACGGTCGGCGGAGTGCTGAAATTTGTGGACTACAAGCCGATAATGGACGGCGGAAAAGTCCTGGGAGCTATTTTCGCAGGTCTCAATGTGTTCAGCAAGGAACTACAAGAGTACCTCAAAACCGTGAAGGTGGACGGAAAGGGCTACCCGTTCATCATCAACGACAAGGGAGTCTTCGTCTACCATCCCGACGCATCCTTGATAAACCAGGATGCCGTTCAGAAACTCCCCACAATTGGCAAACTTCTGACTGAAAACACGCAGAAATACCTCGTCTACGAATTCAAAGGCGAACAGAAGGTGGCTGCTTTAAAAACCTACGACCCCTTTAAGTGGAAGATCTATTTCGGAATGAGCCGGGCGGAAACCCTGCATGGCCTGGACTGGGTGATTTACAAATCCTCGCTGACAGGGCTTCTCGTGGCCATGGTAGCGTCCGGGCTGACCCTCTTCCTGGTTATCACCAGGGTGGTCATGGCCCCGGTGAAGCGCATCGCAGAGGCTTCCGAACAGATCGCCAGGGGGGAGTACAACGTCTCCATGGACTATGAGGCCAAGGACGCCCTGGGCGAGACCGCCGAGTCCGTGAAGCGTCTGGCTGCCACTGTAAAGGAGAAGATCGGCTTTATTCAAGGAGTGATGGACTCCATCCGGGCTCCCAACGTCATCTGCGACGGGGATGGGAATGTCCTCCGGGTAAATCAGGAGATGCTTGATTTCATGCAGATTGGAGGGTCACCGGAGTCCTGGGTGGGCAAGAAGGCAGGAGAGTGCATCTTCGGCGACGCTTCTCGTATAACTGTTGTGCAAAGGGCCGTAGCGGAAAAGAAGGCCCTGATCGCACAGCTCCTTGACCCGGTGACACGGAAGGGGGCGCAAAAGCACGTTCGCGTTGATGCAGTGCCCCTGTACGACCTGGATGGCCATCTGATCGGCGGGTGTTCCATCTGGACCGACCTGACCGACGTGGTGGCGGGCCAGAAGGCCGTAGAGGAGAACCACAGGCAGCTTCTCGAACTGGCGGAAGAGATAGATGGTTTCACGCACAGGGTTGCCGCGGCCTCGGAGCAGCTTTCCGCCCAGATCGAGCAGGCCTCCAGGGGTACGGAAAACCAGCGTGAACGCACCACGTCCACAGCCACGGCCATGGAAGAAATGAACGCCACGGTGATGGAGGTCGCCCGCCACGCGTCCGAGGCCGCCAACGGGTCCCGGGAAGTCCAGTCCAAATCAAACCACGGGTCCGAGGTTGTGGGCAAAGTCATCGAGGCCATGGGCAAGGTCAACACCATGTCCAAGGAACTCTCTGAAGAAATAAACGACCTGGGGCGCCAGGCAGCGGACATCACCTCAATCATCAATGTCATCCAGGATATCGCTGACCAGACCAACCTCTTGGCTTTGAACGCGGCCATCGAGGCCGCCAGGGCTGGGGAGGCCGGACGTGGCTTCGCTGTCGTGGCGGACGAGGTGCGCAAGCTGGCCGAGCGGACCATGAGCGCCACCACCGAGGTCACAGGTTCCATCCAAGCCATAACAGGCACTGTGGACAAGAACGTGCGCAGTGTGACCCAGGCCGTGGAGGCCATAGAATCTTCCAACAGGCTGGCTTCCCAGGCCGGTGAATCCCTCAAGGAGATACTGGCCATCGCGGGCAAGGCGGTGGATCAGATCACGTCCATCGCCACTGCAGCAGAGCAGCAGTCAGCCACATCGGAAGAGATCAACCGCAGCATCGACGAGATCAATGCCATCGCTTCTGAAACCGCTGAGGGGATGAACCACTCGGCGCAGGCTGTTTCCGATCTGGCACGGCAGGTGGGTGATCTCCGGCAACTCGTGGCCCGCATGAGCGGCGCTGACCAGCCCAGGGCGCTCAGCTAGGGGAGAGGACGGTCAAGAGTTCCACACCAAAGGCTCTTGGAGAAACAACTGGTTGCAGACTCACGTGAGAGGCCGCCCCCCCTTTTAAAAGGGGAGCGGCCTCTCACTAATTTGATGTAGCCTCAGGTTATTGGGGACTTACCAGAGCTTTGTGCTTTCCCTGCGCCTCCTAGCGGTCAGGATCAGGCTGGCAGCGACTAGAAGCCCATAACCGCATACCCCGGCGACGCTCAAGTTGGCCCGGGAGTAGTCTTTGGCCAAGACCACCGCTGGGCGCACCGGCTGTTCAGTGAGGAACACGGATGAGCTTTCAGGTTGAAACATGTCCGGCTGAAGATTCTGATAGGTGTATTCCCGAATTCTCCATGGTTCGAGCCAGGGGAGGTGAACAGGATCACCCGCGGATCCGGGAGGAATGAGGGTCAGGCCTGCGGGAATGGCAACGCCGGGAAGCAGTGTGTCGCCGGAATAGCCGACGACCCGGTGCGTAAGGTACTCCTTGAAACTGAAACCTCCGAAGATGTCTTCCTCACTGGAATTGAGCGAGGCGAGGACGCCATTGCGGTCGTAAAACAAAAACATCGTTGGGAGAAAAAGGGTAGCCAGAACCACGTTCCGAAGCATCCCTTTCGGTACGAGGCGGCCTAAGCGGTGCAGACCTTCGAGCACGAAGACGGCAGTGAATAAATAAGCCACCCAGAGAAATCTGAAGGGATAGATTTCTGAGGATAATACCGAAACCAGTTGAGTGATTTCGCTCCAAACAGTGCCCCATCCGAGAACGAGAAAGAGCACCGCGCACACGAGGGGGACCCAGCCGGGGAATCCCGGAGTTGAGTCGCTCCGCTGGGGAAGCAGCCATCCGACGCAGGCAAGGCCAGCAAGAAAAAGAAACCACCAGCCCACGAGGAGTGACCCATCATAAAAGGCTACTCCGTAGCGAGAGTAGGTGGCCGGGAAATCAAACAGCGGACTTGCGGAGTCGGTCAGCAGCCCAAGCAGGGCCTCGAAACTCTCATACCCGTGTCCCGGATAGCGGACGAAATCGGCGTATGCGTCAGACACGGCGTGGTATTTAGCGAGGATGAGGGGGAAGGTGAGAATCTGCGCCCAAAGAACTCGAAAGAGAGGCCTGAGAGAACGCTCGTGAAGGCTGCAAAGCAACGAGCAGGCCAATGCTGCGAGGTTGGCCCAAACGAACATGTGCAGGGCGCCCTGAAGGAAAACAGTGGCGTTGACCAGTGCGGCTATCCCCAACTGTGCTGGGACATTGCTTCTGGCCATGAAGAGGGCGGTCAGAAGAGGCAAAAGCAGACAGTTGATGGCCGGGGTGTACCCG
This genomic window contains:
- a CDS encoding Cache 3/Cache 2 fusion domain-containing protein, which translates into the protein MFAKVKIQTKLQAAVMCIVLFAVLVSAGIAIFNIYSRALTLGQALAETSADGVSDAVALYHDTAKSLLEAVCDNLNANVDPANFGKETDGKFTLVDGIKKKYHADATIFLREGNSFVRISTNVEQEGKRMVGTSIKDGPVYEALAAGKSYSGLATVGGVLKFVDYKPIMDGGKVLGAIFAGLNVFSKELQEYLKTVKVDGKGYPFIINDKGVFVYHPDASLINQDAVQKLPTIGKLLTENTQKYLVYEFKGEQKVAALKTYDPFKWKIYFGMSRAETLHGLDWVIYKSSLTGLLVAMVASGLTLFLVITRVVMAPVKRIAEASEQIARGEYNVSMDYEAKDALGETAESVKRLAATVKEKIGFIQGVMDSIRAPNVICDGDGNVLRVNQEMLDFMQIGGSPESWVGKKAGECIFGDASRITVVQRAVAEKKALIAQLLDPVTRKGAQKHVRVDAVPLYDLDGHLIGGCSIWTDLTDVVAGQKAVEENHRQLLELAEEIDGFTHRVAAASEQLSAQIEQASRGTENQRERTTSTATAMEEMNATVMEVARHASEAANGSREVQSKSNHGSEVVGKVIEAMGKVNTMSKELSEEINDLGRQAADITSIINVIQDIADQTNLLALNAAIEAARAGEAGRGFAVVADEVRKLAERTMSATTEVTGSIQAITGTVDKNVRSVTQAVEAIESSNRLASQAGESLKEILAIAGKAVDQITSIATAAEQQSATSEEINRSIDEINAIASETAEGMNHSAQAVSDLARQVGDLRQLVARMSGADQPRALS